Proteins from a genomic interval of Benincasa hispida cultivar B227 chromosome 7, ASM972705v1, whole genome shotgun sequence:
- the LOC120080914 gene encoding uncharacterized protein LOC120080914 isoform X2: MAMILKGGRGIGVSTATYFPHNSKPSPVFSLHTMVHKLAAERKVVCCSTLQESSTPTVAAEPKEIKTVPKEAPAKAKPPAKAPVKPLPELMEEDVIPSLKAILEAQADVSDIGLSFQDNRLDGSFLKNGVPYTFWAFFPNGLTDFYTK; the protein is encoded by the exons ATGGCAATGATTCTCAAAGGAGGACGCGGAATTGGAGTTTCAACTGCTACTTACTTTCCTCACAATTCCAAACCTTCCCCAGTTTTCTCCCTTCACACG ATGGTACATAAGCTTGCAGCTGAACGCAAAGTCGTATGCTGCTCTACCTTGCAAGAATCATCTACTCCAACAG TTGCGGCCGAGCCAAAGGAGATAAAGACAGTCCCGAAGGAAGCTCCAGCAAAGGCCAAACCGCCAGCAAAAGCTCCAGTGAAGCCACTGCCTGAGTTGATGGAGGAAGATGTCATACCTTCGCTGAAAGCGATTCTTGAAGCACAAGCCGATGTCTCCGATATTGGACTATCGTTCCAAGACAACAGA TTGGAtggttcattcttgaaaaatgGAGTTCCTTACACATTTTGGGCTTTTTTCCCCAATGGCCTCACAG ATTTCTACACCAAGTGA
- the LOC120080914 gene encoding uncharacterized protein LOC120080914 isoform X1, which produces MAMILKGGRGIGVSTATYFPHNSKPSPVFSLHTMVHKLAAERKVVCCSTLQESSTPTVAAEPKEIKTVPKEAPAKAKPPAKAPVKPLPELMEEDVIPSLKAILEAQADVSDIGLSFQDNRLDGSFLKNGVPYTFWAFFPNGLTGPKGFSLSSYGNGGSSVEPFLVDEKKVTAKLIVFWIEKRLAAQGIIPVWKN; this is translated from the exons ATGGCAATGATTCTCAAAGGAGGACGCGGAATTGGAGTTTCAACTGCTACTTACTTTCCTCACAATTCCAAACCTTCCCCAGTTTTCTCCCTTCACACG ATGGTACATAAGCTTGCAGCTGAACGCAAAGTCGTATGCTGCTCTACCTTGCAAGAATCATCTACTCCAACAG TTGCGGCCGAGCCAAAGGAGATAAAGACAGTCCCGAAGGAAGCTCCAGCAAAGGCCAAACCGCCAGCAAAAGCTCCAGTGAAGCCACTGCCTGAGTTGATGGAGGAAGATGTCATACCTTCGCTGAAAGCGATTCTTGAAGCACAAGCCGATGTCTCCGATATTGGACTATCGTTCCAAGACAACAGA TTGGAtggttcattcttgaaaaatgGAGTTCCTTACACATTTTGGGCTTTTTTCCCCAATGGCCTCACAG GTCCCAAAGGGTTTTCACTATCTTCATATGGCAATGGAGGAAGCTCTGTTGAACCCTTTCTGGTCGATGAGAAGAAAGTTACAGCAAAGCTTATAGTTTTCTGGATTGAGAAGCGTTTGGCTGCACAAGGAATTATTCCAGTCTGGAAAAactaa
- the LOC120081912 gene encoding replication protein A 14 kDa subunit B-like, giving the protein MDTSNPAVFVNGELLSMHCGRKIRAVVQVIQSDGGIVTGKSTDEQQLTIRGLPTVPLMNFVEVVGIAEANKIINVEHWTDFGTTFDTQSYNQLCQLANGEFRSLFI; this is encoded by the exons ATGGATACGTCAAACCCTGCAGTTTTTGTTAATGGTGAGTTATTGAGCATGCATTGTGGAAGAAAGATTCGAGCAGTGGTTCAAGTTATCCAAAGTGATGGTGGAATCGTTACAGGAAAATCTACGGATGAACAACAATTGACTATTCGTGGCTTGCCCACAGTCCCTCTCATGAACTTTGTAGAGGTGGTTGGTATTGCTGAGGCTAACAAGATCATCAATGTTGAACATTGGACTGACTTTGGAACCACTTTTG ATACTCAATCTTACAATCAGCTATGCCAACTTGCAAATGGGGAATTCagaagtttatttatttaa